One genomic window of Terriglobia bacterium includes the following:
- the dnaE gene encoding DNA polymerase III subunit alpha, which translates to MSEFVHLHLHTDYSLLDGACGVDGLIKRVTELGQTAVAMTDHGNIYGTVEFVTAAEQAKIKPIVGCELYICKKDDHRAAPEGDTYNHLLVLAENEEGYQNLIKITSEASLHGFYYKPRISKNFLREHSKGLIGLSGCLAGEVCENLLAGQYDAAKKTALEYQDIFGKGNYFIEIQDQGLKEEHRIHPDLYRMEKELGIPMVATNDSHYLCEDDAHAQDVLVCVQTGKSIHDTARLKFEGDQFFVKSAGEMARVFNTREDVLKRTLEIAERCNFKLNKIKNPFPEFTVPAGYTLDSYFDHIARQGFARRWENLSSLSAAGRLKKSRAEYEERLAREIAIIQQMKFSGYFLIVWDFIRYAREHSIPVGPGRGSAAGALVAYAMGITDIDPLQNELLFERFLNPERVSLPDIDIDFCMNRRGEVINYVTEKYGRDNVAQIITFGTMAAKAAIKDVGRAMDIPYTDVDRIAKMVPSTLNITIKQALEDSPPLQQAYDNESQIKELIDTALKLEGLVRNSGVHAAGVVISPKPLTELVPLHKTKNDEIVTAYDMKAVEKMGLLKMDFLGLTTLTIVDDALKLIAQRGQAVDMEKIPLDDAATYEKVFHTGLTSGIFQFESGGMTDVLRRYKPNAVEDLTALNALYRPGPIQGGMIDDFIERKWGRRKVEYELPELEPILKETLGVIVYQEQVMQIANTLAGYSLGEADLLRRAMGKKDAAIMVEQRARFVNGAVERKFPQRKIEKIFDLMAEFAGYGFNKSHSAAYALLAYHTAYLKTHHPVEFMAALLTSQTGNTDNVVKYINECREMGIPVEPPDINVSDAFFTPHENAIRFGLAAVKNVGRNAIESIVAARKELGRFSSIYEFCEKVDLRLLNRRVIESLIKAGAMDAFGYRAQVMAVLDKAMERAQKTQRDAEMGQHGLFGVFAQDAQANGNADTLPSVPEWEEHQRLANEKEVLGFFITGHPLDKYRDKLLDFHALTAEAISEMTSGTGRDEITTAGVISSVRVMKSRKGDLYANAMMEDMTGAVEAIVFPEAYKRLQNILKQEIPMLVRASVRVEEGANPKIAISQLTPLEEAKPVLPRSIRIHVALDAATPATVDALHSICRERRGDARVLFDLERGGDFMAVMEADGYNVCPDRSFIARVEELCGRGAVRIVD; encoded by the coding sequence ATGTCTGAATTCGTCCATCTCCACCTGCATACCGATTACTCGCTGCTCGACGGCGCTTGCGGCGTTGACGGTCTCATCAAGCGCGTGACTGAGCTTGGCCAGACCGCCGTCGCCATGACCGACCACGGCAACATCTACGGCACAGTGGAGTTCGTTACAGCGGCGGAGCAGGCGAAGATCAAGCCCATCGTGGGATGCGAGCTGTACATCTGCAAGAAAGACGACCATCGCGCCGCGCCGGAAGGCGACACTTACAACCACCTGCTCGTGCTGGCAGAAAACGAAGAAGGCTACCAGAACCTGATCAAGATCACCTCGGAAGCCAGCCTGCACGGCTTCTATTACAAGCCGCGGATCAGCAAGAATTTTCTGCGTGAGCACAGCAAGGGGTTGATCGGGCTGAGCGGTTGCCTGGCCGGCGAAGTCTGCGAGAACCTGCTGGCCGGCCAATATGACGCGGCCAAGAAGACGGCCCTGGAGTATCAGGACATCTTCGGCAAGGGCAACTACTTTATCGAGATCCAGGACCAAGGCCTGAAGGAAGAGCACAGGATCCATCCTGACTTGTATCGCATGGAAAAAGAGCTGGGCATCCCCATGGTGGCGACCAATGACAGCCACTATCTCTGCGAAGATGACGCCCACGCGCAAGACGTGCTGGTGTGCGTGCAGACCGGCAAGAGCATACACGACACCGCCCGCCTGAAGTTTGAGGGCGACCAGTTCTTTGTGAAGTCGGCGGGCGAGATGGCCCGGGTGTTCAATACCCGCGAAGACGTGCTCAAGCGCACGCTGGAGATCGCCGAGCGCTGCAACTTCAAGCTGAACAAGATCAAGAATCCGTTCCCCGAATTTACCGTGCCCGCCGGCTACACCCTGGACAGCTACTTTGACCACATCGCGCGGCAAGGTTTTGCCCGGCGCTGGGAGAACTTGTCGTCGCTGTCGGCTGCGGGGCGGCTCAAGAAGTCGCGCGCCGAATACGAAGAACGCCTGGCGCGGGAGATCGCCATCATCCAGCAGATGAAGTTCTCCGGATACTTCCTGATTGTTTGGGACTTCATACGCTACGCGCGCGAGCACTCCATCCCCGTGGGACCGGGGCGCGGATCCGCGGCCGGCGCGTTGGTGGCGTACGCGATGGGCATCACCGACATTGATCCTCTGCAGAACGAGCTGCTGTTTGAGCGCTTCCTGAACCCGGAGCGCGTGTCGCTGCCGGATATTGACATTGATTTCTGCATGAACCGCCGCGGAGAGGTCATCAACTACGTCACCGAGAAATACGGCCGCGACAACGTGGCCCAGATCATCACCTTCGGCACTATGGCGGCCAAAGCGGCCATCAAGGACGTGGGACGGGCCATGGACATTCCGTACACGGACGTGGACCGCATCGCCAAGATGGTGCCCAGCACGCTGAACATCACCATCAAGCAGGCCCTTGAAGATTCGCCGCCGCTGCAGCAGGCATATGACAATGAGTCGCAAATCAAAGAGCTGATTGATACCGCGCTGAAGCTGGAAGGCCTGGTGCGCAACTCCGGCGTGCACGCCGCCGGCGTGGTGATCTCGCCCAAGCCGTTGACCGAACTGGTTCCGCTGCACAAAACGAAAAACGACGAAATTGTGACCGCCTATGACATGAAGGCGGTCGAGAAGATGGGCCTGCTGAAGATGGACTTTCTGGGGCTCACCACATTGACCATCGTGGACGACGCGCTGAAGCTGATCGCCCAGCGCGGCCAGGCCGTGGACATGGAAAAGATTCCGCTGGACGACGCGGCTACGTATGAAAAAGTTTTTCATACGGGATTGACCTCCGGCATCTTTCAATTTGAATCCGGCGGCATGACGGACGTGCTGCGCCGCTACAAGCCCAACGCGGTGGAAGACCTGACGGCGTTGAACGCGCTCTACCGTCCGGGGCCGATCCAGGGCGGCATGATTGATGACTTCATCGAACGCAAGTGGGGTCGGCGCAAAGTTGAGTACGAACTCCCCGAACTGGAGCCGATCCTGAAAGAGACCCTGGGCGTGATCGTCTATCAGGAACAGGTCATGCAGATCGCCAACACGCTGGCCGGCTACTCGCTGGGTGAAGCCGACCTGCTGCGCCGGGCCATGGGCAAAAAAGACGCGGCCATCATGGTTGAGCAGCGGGCGCGGTTTGTGAACGGCGCGGTGGAACGCAAGTTCCCGCAGAGAAAGATCGAGAAGATTTTTGACCTGATGGCTGAATTTGCCGGCTACGGCTTCAACAAGTCGCACTCGGCGGCCTACGCGCTGCTGGCCTACCACACGGCTTATCTCAAGACGCACCACCCGGTGGAGTTCATGGCCGCGCTGCTGACGTCGCAAACCGGCAACACCGACAACGTGGTCAAGTACATCAACGAGTGCCGCGAGATGGGCATTCCCGTGGAGCCGCCTGACATCAACGTGAGCGACGCGTTCTTCACGCCGCATGAAAACGCCATCCGCTTCGGCCTGGCCGCGGTGAAGAACGTGGGACGCAACGCGATTGAGTCCATCGTGGCCGCGCGCAAAGAGCTGGGGCGTTTCTCGTCCATCTATGAGTTCTGCGAGAAGGTTGATCTTCGTCTCCTCAACCGGCGAGTGATTGAGTCGCTGATCAAGGCCGGCGCCATGGACGCGTTCGGCTATCGCGCGCAGGTCATGGCCGTCCTGGACAAAGCCATGGAGCGCGCGCAGAAAACTCAGCGTGACGCGGAGATGGGCCAGCACGGGCTGTTCGGCGTTTTTGCCCAAGACGCGCAGGCCAATGGCAACGCGGACACCCTGCCTAGCGTGCCGGAGTGGGAAGAGCACCAGCGTCTGGCCAACGAAAAAGAAGTTCTGGGCTTCTTTATCACCGGGCACCCGCTGGACAAATATCGCGACAAGCTGCTGGACTTCCACGCGCTCACCGCCGAAGCAATTTCTGAGATGACCAGCGGCACCGGCCGCGACGAAATCACCACTGCCGGGGTGATCAGCTCAGTGCGGGTGATGAAGTCGCGCAAGGGCGACCTCTACGCCAACGCCATGATGGAAGACATGACCGGCGCGGTGGAAGCCATTGTCTTCCCGGAAGCGTATAAGCGGTTGCAGAACATCCTGAAGCAGGAAATTCCCATGCTGGTGCGGGCCAGCGTGCGGGTGGAAGAAGGCGCCAATCCCAAGATCGCCATCAGCCAGTTGACGCCTTTGGAAGAAGCCAAGCCGGTGCTGCCCCGGTCCATCCGCATTCACGTTGCCCTGGACGCGGCCACCCCGGCCACGGTGGACGCGCTCCATTCCATCTGCCGCGAGCGCCGTGGCGACGCCCGGGTGTTGTTTGACTTGGAACGTGGCGGCGACTTCATGGCTGTGATGGAGGCTGACGGCTATAATGTTTGTCCAGACCGGTCTTTCATCGCCCGCGTGGAAGAGTTGTGCGGGCGCGGAGCGGTCAGGATTGTGGATTAG